AAAATTTTTGAGCCAATTGAAGGTAATATTATAAAACTTTCAGAATGGAGAATTAACAACAAAAAGAAAGAAACTCCTATTTTATCTGAAAAGACTCTTTCTAAATCCGATTTTTCAAATGCTAATGCCAAATTTCCAATTATTGACAAGAAAGTTGTTATTAATGGTTCAGCCGCTACTAGTGTTTACGAACTAGCAACTAATGTTTTTTTAACCTGGTTTGATGGAGACAATGAAAGATGGTACGTTGTGACGATTAAGGATAATATATTAGTTGATAAAAAATTGGTTGGTAAAAGCGAGACATTAGAAACTAATGACGATAGAGTCGATAAATACATTGCCTTTTTATAGATAAGAATCTTGATATAAAATTAGAGTATAGCACGGGGAAAGGATTTGATTCAAGGAAAATTATTAAAACTGAGAAATATTTCATTAATGAGGAAAATCTGAAAATAAAAAGTAGAAATTAATTTTCTTACGGAATCGGACACGTATTGGACGTGAAAAGATGAATTTGAACTTGATGATTACAATTCCATTAGAAGTAAATTTTCCGATGAAAGAATTATAGACACTAAAACCGCAATTTTTAATAAGAAATGAGAAATTTTAGTACCTGTTGATATATCTAAAATAGACAATCCAAAAAACTTTATCCGCTTAAAATGAAGGATATTTGCAAAAAAATAGATATGGGAATATTTTTAAAATGATAATACTTCATTAGAAAAAATTGTATTCTGAAATTGATTCCCTTCCGACGTTGAAAACGTGGCAAATCTTCACGAACTACGAAGTTATTGGGGAAGTCCTTTAAATAAACTTTCTGAGATTGAAATAAATCAGCTGAATTTCCATTAAACTGATGAATAAAATATTCCTGAGAATTAACTGTGAAATTCTGATTTTTAAATAATTAGAGAAGGGGAATTGCGAGCGAACAAGAAATCAAGGATAAAAATCGGACAGAATCATCTTCGTACCAAATAACTTAAAACAAAAAAAGACCGAGAAATATTCTCAGTCTTTTAAGTGAGCGCGACAGGATTCGAACCTGTGACCGTCTGCTTAGAAGGCAGATGCTCTATCCAGCTGAGCTACGCACCCAAAATTGGGATTTTTTAAACTTCTCGTTGGGAAGAGAAAGTTCTTTAAAAAAAGAGAAAACTCTCGAAAGAGTTTTCTATAAAGTCGGGGCGGCAGGATTCGAACCTGCGACCTCCTGGTCCCAAACCAGGCGCGATGACCGGACTACGCTACGCCCCGAATAATTTTTTGGTAGAAGTTGCGGAGAGTAAGGGATTCGAACCCTTGGTACAGTTTCCCATACGCTTGTTTAGCAAACAAGTCCTTTCGGCCACTCAGGCAACTCTCCAGTGCAATATTTATAAGAGCGTCTGTTCTGTAATTGCGAGTGCAAATATAGAAGAGTTTTTCTTATAATCCAAAAAAAATTCCTAAAAAATATTCGTATTTTTGAATCTTAAATCAAATTATTTTTAAATATATGCGTAAATCCTTAGCTATCATATCCTTAAGTTTTATAATTATTTCTTGTGGAACGCAAAAAAATGTTCAAAAAGTTGCAGCAAAACCTACAGCTCCAAAAATTGCACCTGCAAAACCGGTAATTCCGGTAGCAAAACCTAAAATTGATCGGGAGCATGGAGTCGATTTTTATCGTGAAAATATTGCCGATGCTTCAAAAAATGATAATACCATCAGCTACGGATCTATTGTAAGTGCAAATCCGGCAGGTTATAAAGTGGTGAAAACTTATTTTCCATCGGTTGGACAAAACTTTCGTCAGAAATATATTATTCTGCATTACACGGCTTTAGATGACGACAAATCTGTGAATGTTCTTACACAACAGTCGGTGAGTGCTCATTATCTGGTTAATAATTTAGCTGATAACGAAATTTATCAACTTGTTGATGAGAATAAAAGAGCCTATCATGCAGGTATTAGTGCCTGGAGAAAAGATAAGATGCTGAATGATACTTCCATAGGAATAGAGATCGTTAATGCAGGTTATACGACCAATGCAGACGGCAATAAAATTTTTCCTGACTTTCCGGAAGAGCAGGTAGAGAAAGTTGCAGCTCTGGTAAAAGATTTGTCTAGAAGATATATGATTGCACCCACCAATATTTTAGGTCACTCCGATATTGCGCCGACCAGAAAACAGGATCCGGGACCAAAATTCCCCTGGAAAAAGTTATATGATGAATATCAGATAGGAATGTGGTATGATGAAGCTACAAAGATGAACTTTTACAATACTGCAGTTTTAGAAGATTACACCATGCAAATGACCGTACCTTCTTTTGTATTTAAGATTCAGACGGCTTTAAAAGATTTTGGGTACGATCTTAACCCAACCGGTGTTTATGATGATGCCACCAAGAAAACAATTGAGACTTTTCAGTATCACTTCCGACCTCAAAATTATTCCGGAATGATGGATGCAGAAACTTGGGCAATATTACAGGCTTTAAACCTAAAGTATCCAAATAAATAAATATCTTTACAAATCAAAACGTCGGCGATTAATGATCGCCTATTTTTTTAGATATCAATTTAATAAAATAAGTAAATAATCTTAACTTCTCAACAAATTATTTTTATGGAAAATTTCAGAAATGAAAGCGATTTGTTAGGTACTTTACCAGTGCCGGTAAATGCATATTATGGCGTTCAAACCCAGCGTGCCATTGATAATTTCAAAATTTCAGGACAAAAACTTTCTTCGTATCCACATTTAATCAGAGCTTTAGCAATTGTAAAAAAAGCGGCGGCAAAAACGAATTATGAACTGGGACTTTTAGAGGAACCATTGTATCAAAAAATTGCAGAAGTCTGCGACGAAATACTTGCCGGTCAATTTCATGAGGAGTTTCCGATTGATATGATTCAGGGCGGAGCCGGAACTTCTGTTAACATGAATGCCAACGAAGTTATTGCCAACAGGGTTTTAGAGAAATTAGGAAAAGAAAAAGGAGATTATCAATATTGTTCACCAAACGATCATGTTAATCTTTCCCAATCAACAAATGATGCGTATCCGACTTCCTTAAAAATGGCTTTACTGTCAATGAACGAGGAGTTGGTTGAAAAACTTAAAAAAATTGTAGAAGCTTTCCGTGATAAAGGAAAAGAATTTTCTTCGGTGATAAAAATGGGAAGAACGCAGTTACAGGATGCCGTACCGATGAGTTTAGGTCAGGAGTTTGAAGCCTTTGCAGCGACTTTGGAAGAAGATATTTCTAAGCTTAATGCCAATGCCAATCTTTTTGTGGAAATAAATATGGGCGCAACAGCTATCGGAACTGGTTTAAATGCACCGGTTGGATATGCGAACCTTTGTGCTAAAAACTTGGCTCAACTTACAGGTTTCTCTATTTTATCTTCTCCCAATTTAGTAGAGGCAACGCCGGATACAGGATCATACGTGATCTATTCTTCTGCGCTGAAAAGATTAGCCGTAAAATTATCTAAAATTTGTAATGATCTTCGTTTGCTTTCCTCCGGACCAAGAGCAGGTTTCTTTGAAATTAATCTTCCGCCAATGCAACCGGGATCTTCAATTATGCCGGGAAAAGTAAATCCTGTGATTCCAGAAGTGGTGAATCAGGTATGTTACAAAGTTTTTGGAAATGATCTAACGGTAACTTTCGCAGCTGAAGCCGGGCAATTACAGTTAAATGTAATGGAACCTGTTCTTTCGCATGCCATTATGGAAAATATTAATTTCCTCGGTAATGCTTTGGATACTTTAAGAGAAAAATGCATCGTTGGAATTACTGCAAATAAGGACATCTGCCTGAATATGGTAAGAAACAGCATCGGAATTGTTACAGCCCTTAATCCGTACATCGGGTACAAAAACTCTACGGAGATTGCTAAAGAAGCTTTAGAAACCGGAAGAAGTGTATATGATCTGGTATTGGAGCGCGGTATTCTTTCAGAAGAACGTTTAAACGAAATTCTGGATCCCGAAAACATGCTGAAACCGCATCAACCTCTTTAAAGGTTTATTAAAACTAATCTGGCGCGTCCCTTTTGTTTTGAAAATATTTTCAGAAATAAAAACGGACGCGTCTGTTTGGTGCTTTTAAACCAGAAAAAAAACAAATTACCATCGAATAACTCCATTTTATTAATGAAGAAAATAATAACAACCTTAACCTTCATCGGCGCACTTACCATGAGCAACGCACAGCAATTTGAAACGACGAAAATAACCGATAAATCAGGTTACCAATACGAAACCGTCACCAATGATAAAACCGGAGTTAGAGTTTATACCTTGAAAAATGGCCTAAAAGTTTTTCTTGCAAAAAACGATGACGCTCCAAAAATTCAAACCTACATTCCCGTAAGAACAGGAAGTAACAATGATCCTGCAGACAACACGGGTCTTGCCCATTACCTGGAACACATGATGTTTAAAGGAACATCAAAAATAGGCACTGCCAACTGGGCGAAAGAAAAACCACTTTTGGAAGAGATTTCCAGCTTGTACGAACAGCATAAAGCGGAACAGGATCCGGAGAAAAAGAAAGCACTTTACAAAAAAATTGATGAAATTTCCCAGGACGCAAGTAAATACGCGATTGCCAATGAATATGACAAAGCGATTTCTTCCCTTGGAGCTTCGGGAACCAACGCCCACACGTGGTTAGATGAAACTGTTTACAAAAATAATATTCCCAATAATGAACTTGAGAAATGGTTAAAAGTTGAAAAAGAACGATTTTCTGAATTAACTTTAAGATTATTTCACACCGAATTAGAAGCCGTTTACGAAGAATTTAACCGTGCTCAGGATAATGACAGTCGTTTAGTAAACTATGAGTTGATGGATGCTCTTTTTCCAAAACATCCAAATGGGCAGCAAACAACGATCGGAAAATCGGAACATTTAAAAAATCCCTCCATGGTCGCGATTCACAAATATTTCGACGAATATTACGTGCCGAATAATTATGCAATGGTTTTAGTTGGAGATCTTGATTTCGACAAAACCATCAAATTGATTGATCAGTATTTTGGCGATTTTAAATACAAAGAATTGCCTAAGAAAGAAGTTATTACGGAAGAACCGATGACTGAAATTGTCGAAAGAACAGTGAAAAGTCCTTCTACAGAGCGTTTACAACTGGCGTGGAGAACCGATTCTTACGGCACCGAAAATGCGAGACTTGCTGAAATTGTGGGTAATATTTTAACAAACTCCGGAGATTCCGGTTTGATGGATACTAAAATTAACCAAACTCAGAAAGCTTTACGTGCAGTGGCATACGAATCAGCTTTCAAAAATTACGGAAGTTTTTCGATGATCATTGTTCCGAAAAATGACCAGACTTTGGATGATGCTAAGAAATTATTACTCGAACAAATTGATTTGGTGAAGAAAGGAGAGTTTCAGGAATGGCTTATTCCGGCGATCATTAATGATATGAAAATCCAGCGCATGAAAACCCTCGAAACGGCAGATGGACTGGCAACTTCGCTTTATGGAACGTACATTAACGGCAGAACCTGGGAGCAGGAACTGAATGAAATTAATGAATACGAAAAAATTACCAAAGCAGATGTGGTGAAGTTTGCGAATGATTTCTTTAAAGATAATTATGTTGTCATTAAAAAAGAAAAAGGCGTTAACGATAAATTAGTACGCGTTGAAAATCCGGGAATTACACCGATCAAATTGAACAGAGAAGAGCAATCTCCTTTTTTGAAAAGTATTTTAGCAGAGAAATCTTCGGATATTAAACCGGAATTTGTAGATTTTTCAAAAGCCATTAAAACCGATAAAATTGGCGATAAGAAGGCGAGTTTTGTAAAAAATAAATACAATGACATTGCAGAAGTTTATTTTATTTTCCCTTTCGGAAGTGATCATGATAAACATCTTGGCTTAGCAACAGAAGTTCTTCAATATTTGGGAACCGATACGATGAGTGATGAGGAGCTGAAAAAGGAATTCTACAAACTGGGGATTTCAAATAACTTCCGAACATCTCAGGACCAGTTGCGTATTTCGCTGAGCGGACTGGAAGAGAATATGCCAAAAGCAATTGCGTTACTTAAAAACTGGATGCAAAATGCAAAACCCGATCAGGCGATTTATGTAAAGAACGTAAATACCATTTTGG
This DNA window, taken from Kaistella carnis, encodes the following:
- a CDS encoding N-acetylmuramoyl-L-alanine amidase; the protein is MRKSLAIISLSFIIISCGTQKNVQKVAAKPTAPKIAPAKPVIPVAKPKIDREHGVDFYRENIADASKNDNTISYGSIVSANPAGYKVVKTYFPSVGQNFRQKYIILHYTALDDDKSVNVLTQQSVSAHYLVNNLADNEIYQLVDENKRAYHAGISAWRKDKMLNDTSIGIEIVNAGYTTNADGNKIFPDFPEEQVEKVAALVKDLSRRYMIAPTNILGHSDIAPTRKQDPGPKFPWKKLYDEYQIGMWYDEATKMNFYNTAVLEDYTMQMTVPSFVFKIQTALKDFGYDLNPTGVYDDATKKTIETFQYHFRPQNYSGMMDAETWAILQALNLKYPNK
- the aspA gene encoding aspartate ammonia-lyase, producing MENFRNESDLLGTLPVPVNAYYGVQTQRAIDNFKISGQKLSSYPHLIRALAIVKKAAAKTNYELGLLEEPLYQKIAEVCDEILAGQFHEEFPIDMIQGGAGTSVNMNANEVIANRVLEKLGKEKGDYQYCSPNDHVNLSQSTNDAYPTSLKMALLSMNEELVEKLKKIVEAFRDKGKEFSSVIKMGRTQLQDAVPMSLGQEFEAFAATLEEDISKLNANANLFVEINMGATAIGTGLNAPVGYANLCAKNLAQLTGFSILSSPNLVEATPDTGSYVIYSSALKRLAVKLSKICNDLRLLSSGPRAGFFEINLPPMQPGSSIMPGKVNPVIPEVVNQVCYKVFGNDLTVTFAAEAGQLQLNVMEPVLSHAIMENINFLGNALDTLREKCIVGITANKDICLNMVRNSIGIVTALNPYIGYKNSTEIAKEALETGRSVYDLVLERGILSEERLNEILDPENMLKPHQPL
- a CDS encoding M16 family metallopeptidase, which encodes MKKIITTLTFIGALTMSNAQQFETTKITDKSGYQYETVTNDKTGVRVYTLKNGLKVFLAKNDDAPKIQTYIPVRTGSNNDPADNTGLAHYLEHMMFKGTSKIGTANWAKEKPLLEEISSLYEQHKAEQDPEKKKALYKKIDEISQDASKYAIANEYDKAISSLGASGTNAHTWLDETVYKNNIPNNELEKWLKVEKERFSELTLRLFHTELEAVYEEFNRAQDNDSRLVNYELMDALFPKHPNGQQTTIGKSEHLKNPSMVAIHKYFDEYYVPNNYAMVLVGDLDFDKTIKLIDQYFGDFKYKELPKKEVITEEPMTEIVERTVKSPSTERLQLAWRTDSYGTENARLAEIVGNILTNSGDSGLMDTKINQTQKALRAVAYESAFKNYGSFSMIIVPKNDQTLDDAKKLLLEQIDLVKKGEFQEWLIPAIINDMKIQRMKTLETADGLATSLYGTYINGRTWEQELNEINEYEKITKADVVKFANDFFKDNYVVIKKEKGVNDKLVRVENPGITPIKLNREEQSPFLKSILAEKSSDIKPEFVDFSKAIKTDKIGDKKASFVKNKYNDIAEVYFIFPFGSDHDKHLGLATEVLQYLGTDTMSDEELKKEFYKLGISNNFRTSQDQLRISLSGLEENMPKAIALLKNWMQNAKPDQAIYVKNVNTILESREVAKKDKGRIMAALSNYAKYGKDSRFTDVLSKKELESINSVEMTDKIKNLLKMPYEIFFYGQDFKAFTQYAKPFVEKETLKVPSKKIYPEPATEGKVYFTNYDMVQTEMSRIAKGPNVNLKNFGKINVFNEYFGRGLSSIVFQEIRESKSLAYSAYVSYAANGELNHPDYVTTYIGTQANKLPQAVNAMDELMAELPQIPAQFDNAKNAALKQISAGRVNRTNIYFNLLNLRKLGIDYDLRKDIYEEIQKLTLADLTDFYNSEMKPMKYNTAIIGKKENLDMAALNKMGEFQEVSLEEIFGY